One region of Chryseobacterium sp. SORGH_AS_0447 genomic DNA includes:
- a CDS encoding TonB-dependent siderophore receptor — MNINTNDDRKIRSGIPARKKGFSVAVFCFSSVFLSAQQKTSDSVSATIRTVEVVGRKAKDYISDYSFAATKIAMKNRDIPLTVNTVTKELMNDRQAFQLGEVMKNVSGVSPSSYYNQYNIRGISQNEEGQIINGMRTRQNYFLQPMTSNIERVEVFKGPASITMSSVDPGGTINMVTKKPLPNPRHEIRLSAGSFGTYRATADLTGPLNKNKTLLYRFNGAYQEAGSFRDHVKNNGILVSPSFTFIPNEKTSVNVELIYSDLHGNLDRGQPIFGAVAGKTDLNSTPRSLNLGATDDFFKTRELIIMGSFAHHFTRQISFNASYMKQFWQENLEEHRTTNAFVPDINNNPVSSLAMMQFVRRKQKWEVDNVNAYINFSYKTGSLLHQTLAGYDSQIWEKRDGGRQDAARGFLLKDGTVAASFNPAKASLYQTIEYQGMVLPKPNVSPFDLSPGAQNHQGNYPYVLNVINPLPPALTTTHAAYIQHLATWNKFKVLAGLRQEWFRDITNFKKDNRTSFDNSRMLYRIGITYSLTDDINVYGTYLTGYQPQSNTVSLMPNTASFTGSVSAARFRPLTSDLKEFGMKSRLFKKFSLSLAVYEINQRNILINANNPAEPDELVQRGADRSRGFETEFTGYLLPNWHIYGGYSYIDAKIVNDADPALIGQRKENTSKNSVNLWSRYNFSKISFLKDFGIGVGMLYQSSKVPWFTRSFELPAYATLDAALYYSLFKSKLQLALNINNITNKAYWIGAQNYLRLFPGAPRNFLFTAAYKF, encoded by the coding sequence ATGAACATCAATACGAATGACGACCGGAAAATCCGGTCAGGTATTCCAGCCAGGAAAAAAGGTTTTTCTGTGGCCGTTTTCTGTTTTTCATCCGTCTTTCTTAGTGCACAGCAGAAAACTTCCGACTCGGTTTCGGCAACCATCCGGACTGTTGAGGTCGTGGGGCGGAAAGCCAAAGATTACATCTCGGATTATTCTTTTGCGGCAACCAAGATTGCCATGAAGAACAGAGATATTCCTTTAACGGTTAATACCGTTACCAAAGAACTGATGAACGACCGGCAGGCCTTTCAGCTGGGAGAGGTAATGAAAAATGTAAGCGGGGTTTCCCCTTCCAGCTATTATAACCAGTACAACATCCGGGGGATCAGCCAGAATGAAGAAGGGCAGATCATCAACGGGATGCGGACCCGGCAGAACTATTTCCTTCAGCCAATGACCTCGAATATCGAGCGGGTGGAAGTATTCAAAGGGCCTGCCAGCATCACCATGTCCAGTGTGGATCCCGGCGGAACCATCAATATGGTCACGAAAAAGCCGCTGCCGAATCCCCGGCACGAGATCAGGCTTTCCGCAGGAAGCTTTGGTACCTACCGCGCGACCGCCGATCTTACCGGCCCGCTGAACAAAAATAAAACTTTGCTGTACCGTTTCAACGGTGCTTACCAGGAAGCAGGTTCTTTCAGGGACCATGTGAAAAACAACGGCATCCTGGTTTCCCCATCATTCACTTTCATTCCCAATGAAAAAACTTCCGTAAACGTTGAACTGATCTACAGCGACCTCCACGGAAACCTGGACCGCGGACAGCCGATTTTCGGAGCTGTAGCCGGAAAAACAGACCTCAACAGCACGCCGAGGAGCCTCAATCTTGGAGCAACGGACGATTTCTTCAAGACCAGGGAGCTCATCATCATGGGTTCGTTTGCCCATCACTTTACGAGGCAGATCAGTTTCAATGCTTCGTATATGAAACAGTTCTGGCAGGAAAACCTTGAGGAGCATCGCACCACCAATGCTTTTGTTCCTGACATCAACAACAATCCCGTATCCAGTCTGGCCATGATGCAGTTTGTCCGGCGGAAGCAGAAGTGGGAAGTGGATAATGTGAATGCTTATATTAATTTCAGCTATAAAACCGGAAGTCTTCTCCATCAGACCCTGGCCGGCTATGACAGCCAGATCTGGGAAAAGCGCGATGGCGGCCGGCAGGATGCAGCCCGGGGATTTCTGCTGAAGGACGGAACGGTTGCCGCTTCCTTCAACCCTGCAAAAGCTTCCCTTTATCAAACTATTGAATATCAGGGGATGGTACTGCCGAAGCCCAATGTTTCCCCTTTTGACCTCAGCCCGGGCGCGCAGAACCATCAGGGAAACTATCCTTATGTTTTGAATGTCATCAATCCTTTGCCACCGGCACTTACGACAACCCATGCGGCCTATATCCAGCATCTTGCCACCTGGAATAAGTTTAAGGTACTGGCCGGACTTCGTCAGGAATGGTTCCGCGATATCACCAACTTTAAAAAGGATAACAGGACATCATTCGATAATTCCAGAATGCTGTACCGAATCGGGATTACCTACAGCCTCACGGATGACATCAATGTATACGGAACCTATCTTACAGGCTATCAGCCACAATCCAACACCGTATCGCTGATGCCGAATACAGCCAGTTTTACAGGCTCCGTCTCTGCGGCGAGATTCAGGCCTTTAACTTCAGACCTGAAAGAGTTCGGGATGAAAAGCCGACTGTTTAAAAAGTTCTCCCTGAGTCTGGCAGTGTACGAAATCAATCAGAGGAATATTTTGATCAATGCCAACAATCCCGCGGAACCCGACGAACTGGTACAGCGTGGAGCCGACCGCAGCCGGGGCTTTGAAACCGAATTTACCGGCTATCTTCTGCCGAACTGGCATATTTACGGAGGATACAGCTACATCGATGCAAAAATCGTAAATGATGCAGATCCTGCGCTGATCGGGCAGAGAAAAGAAAATACCTCGAAAAATTCGGTAAACCTCTGGAGCCGTTACAACTTTTCTAAGATTTCCTTTCTGAAAGATTTCGGAATAGGGGTGGGGATGCTGTACCAAAGCTCAAAAGTCCCATGGTTCACCCGGAGTTTTGAGCTTCCGGCGTATGCTACTCTGGATGCCGCATTGTATTATTCCCTTTTTAAATCGAAACTTCAACTGGCTTTGAATATTAATAACATAACCAATAAGGCCTACTGGATCGGTGCGCAGAATTACCTGCGCCTGTTTCCGGGAGCGCCGAGAAACTTTTTATTCACCGCTGCCTATAAATTTTAA
- a CDS encoding tetratricopeptide repeat protein: MKEILHQKAWEALNAGNYALAAKNWVYGYALPDSRTELKKMFRQITAINEEAPHPDLYAILGLIALDYNEIFEPNRENALAKCLDWSIAGAEIDPKHYHCNRNAGSALYWLNDWKGALGYYEISNQIRNSPVLQIRIFNIRHINLDHQDFSEFKISTETDSGMEAYNAGVEINRILDQFPQMADMEKQHLIQLKTQLYERSYLLYKNAIEGNGDELNHDPHTFAMCCNNLARELSIRGDYGGAIAIATEGIMQSRFMFILLNRMDSYSHAQMPEKAIADAQVLLEEYSHQMDFITLISVIDCLAFSYSDLKRYEEALYWADEGLKHYYEIDPADTILQHEDVTRCVTNFFIFKAKASVALGLETDTTNDAVEADYLLESMPDNPSLMISRADAFMKEGNWQKALDCYNQAIHFGVEQNKHRSVQVAFYNQGYILEVHLKNSTAALESFEQSMHYGNRDFWCFYWAVHTAYHLLENEKTVNYGTWALSVMPGQGGVTDDITAEIYEHIGSAQLDLGNYDEAVKYLEQSLQLNDLPHTRTNLNKARSHINKKGGFFRNFFGK; this comes from the coding sequence ATGAAAGAGATTCTTCATCAGAAAGCATGGGAGGCACTCAACGCCGGCAATTATGCCTTAGCAGCAAAGAATTGGGTGTATGGATATGCGCTTCCGGACAGCCGGACCGAGCTGAAAAAGATGTTCCGCCAAATCACCGCCATTAATGAGGAAGCACCACACCCGGATCTTTATGCCATACTCGGATTAATTGCCCTTGATTATAACGAAATTTTCGAACCGAACCGCGAGAATGCCCTGGCGAAATGCTTGGATTGGAGCATAGCCGGTGCCGAGATTGATCCGAAACATTACCATTGCAACCGGAATGCAGGCTCTGCACTCTACTGGCTGAATGACTGGAAAGGCGCATTAGGGTATTATGAGATCAGTAACCAAATACGTAATTCGCCGGTACTGCAGATCCGTATTTTCAATATCCGTCACATAAACCTGGATCATCAGGACTTTTCGGAGTTTAAAATTTCAACAGAAACGGATTCAGGAATGGAAGCCTATAATGCAGGTGTGGAAATCAACAGGATTTTAGATCAATTTCCGCAAATGGCGGACATGGAAAAACAGCACCTAATCCAACTGAAAACACAACTATATGAACGTTCCTATCTATTATATAAAAATGCAATTGAAGGGAATGGAGATGAGCTAAACCATGATCCGCATACGTTTGCCATGTGCTGCAACAATCTTGCCCGGGAATTGTCGATCCGGGGAGATTATGGCGGCGCCATTGCCATAGCCACCGAAGGAATAATGCAGAGCAGATTCATGTTTATCCTGCTCAATCGAATGGACAGCTATTCCCACGCCCAAATGCCGGAAAAAGCCATTGCTGATGCGCAAGTGCTTCTGGAAGAGTATTCTCATCAAATGGACTTCATCACCTTAATCAGCGTGATCGACTGTCTTGCTTTTTCTTATTCGGATCTTAAGCGATATGAAGAGGCTTTGTACTGGGCAGATGAAGGCTTGAAACATTATTATGAGATAGACCCTGCCGATACGATCCTTCAACATGAAGACGTTACCCGTTGTGTCACTAACTTTTTCATCTTTAAGGCAAAAGCTTCTGTTGCGCTGGGTCTGGAAACGGATACGACCAATGACGCTGTGGAAGCGGATTATTTGTTGGAAAGCATGCCGGACAACCCGAGCCTGATGATCAGTAGGGCCGATGCGTTCATGAAAGAAGGCAACTGGCAAAAAGCCCTGGATTGCTATAATCAGGCAATTCATTTCGGAGTTGAGCAGAACAAGCATCGGTCTGTGCAGGTGGCTTTTTACAACCAGGGATATATTCTGGAAGTACATCTTAAAAATAGCACTGCCGCACTCGAAAGCTTTGAGCAGAGCATGCACTACGGCAACCGGGATTTCTGGTGCTTTTATTGGGCGGTCCATACGGCTTACCATTTGCTGGAAAATGAAAAAACCGTGAATTACGGAACCTGGGCACTCTCTGTGATGCCCGGACAGGGAGGCGTCACCGATGATATTACAGCGGAAATCTATGAACATATCGGCAGCGCGCAGCTTGACCTTGGAAATTACGATGAAGCCGTAAAATACTTGGAGCAGTCGTTACAGCTGAATGACTTACCGCATACCCGCACCAACCTGAATAAGGCGCGGAGCCATATCAATAAAAAAGGAGGTTTTTTCAGGAATTTTTTTGGTAAATAG